The following proteins are encoded in a genomic region of Phragmites australis chromosome 9, lpPhrAust1.1, whole genome shotgun sequence:
- the LOC133928788 gene encoding lichenase-2-like, with protein MARQGAAFMFAMALLLGVFASIPQSVEAIGVCYGMSANNLPPASTVVSMYKSNGINSMRLYAPDQGALQAVGGTGISVVVGAPNDVLSNIAASPAAAASWVRNNIQAYPSVSFRYVSVGNEVAGSATQNLAPAMENMHAALAAAGLGHIKVTTSVSQAILGVFSPPSAAEFTGEAQAFMGPVLQFLARTGAPLMANIYPYLAWAYSPGAIDMSYALFTAQGTVVQDGDYGYQNLFDTTVDAFYFAMARYGGSGVPLVVSETGWPSGGGMEATPANARIYNQNLINHVGRGTPRHPGAIETFLFSMFNENQKESGVEQNWGLFYPNMQHVYPISF; from the exons atggcaAGGCAAGGTGCAGCCTTCATGTTCGCCATGGCATTGCTCCTCGGGGTCTTTGCCTCCATCCCCCAAA GCGTTGAGGCCATCGGGGTGTGCTACGGCATGAGCGCCAACAACCTGCCGCCGGCGAGCACCGTCGTCAGCATGTACAAGTCGAACGGCATCAACTCGATGCGGCTGTACGCGCCGGACCAGGGGGCGCTCCAGGCCGTGGGCGGCACGGGCATCAGCGTCGTGGTCGGCGCGCCCAACGACGTGCTGTCCAACATCGCCGCTAGCCCCGCCGCAGCCGCCTCCTGGGTACGCAACAACATCCAGGCCTACCCGTCCGTCTCCTTCCGCTACGTCTCCGTCGGCAACGAGGTCGCCGGCAGCGCCACGCAGAACCTGGCCCCGGCTATGGAGAACATGCACGCCGCGCTCGCCGCTGCCGGGCTGGGACACATCAAGGTGACCACGTCGGTGTCGCAGGCCATCCTCGGCGTGTTCAGCCCGCCCTCCGCCGCCGAGTTCACCGGCGAGGCGCAGGCGTTCATGGGCCCCGTCCTGCAGTTCCTGGCGCGTACCGGCGCGCCGCTCATGGCCAACATCTACCCCTACTTGGCCTGGGCCTATAGCCCGGGCGCCATCGACATGAGCTACGCGCTCTTCACCGCGCAGGGTACCGTCGTGCAGGACGGCGACTACGGGTACCAGAACCTCTTCGACACGACCGTCGACGCCTTCTATTTTGCGATGGCCAGGTACGGCGGGTCCGGCGTGCCGTTGGTGGTGTCTGAGACCGGGTGGCCGTCCGGCGGCGGCATGGAGGCGACTCCCGCGAACGCGAGGATCTACAACCAGAACCTGATCAACCACGTCGGGCGCGGCACGCCGCGGCACCCGGGCGCCATCGAGACGTTCCTCTTCTCCATGTTCAACGAGAACCAGAAGGAGAGCGGCGTGGAGCAGAACTGGGGGCTCTTCTACCCCAACATGCAGCACGTCTACCCCATCAGCTTCTAA